CTCGTCGATCAGCCATTGTTTGGGAACATCTAATCCTTGCAGTGTTAATGTTTTTTCATTGACACTGTTTTTATTTTGGCTAAAAAACGAAACAAAAAAGGAGGCACGAGGCCCCCTGACTACAATATTTCAATATACCCTTCTGTTCCATGCACGCGAATTCGTTGTCCGTCTTTTATCAGTGTTGTAGCCTTTTCCACGCCGACAACGGCTGGTAAGCCATATTCACGCGCGATAACTGCTCCATGTGTCATTAGTCCACCGACTTCGGTGACTAGACCTTTTATCGATACAAACAAAGGAGTCCAGCCAGGATCAGTAAAGGCGGTGACTAATATATCGCCATCTTCTAAATCAGCATCTTCCATATTTAAGATGACGCGTGCTCGCCCCTCTATGACTCCGGTTGAAACAGGTATACCTACAAGCGCATTAGCTGGCAGATTTTCTCGCTTGTACTGACCAACAATAATTTCACCATCAGACGTGATTACACGTGGGGGAGTCAGTTTTTCAAAAAACTTGTACTCGTCTTTTCGTTTGTTGATGATCTGATCATCCAATTTGTCTGTGCGTACGACCTCATGAAGTTCTTCAAAAGTGAGATAGTATATATCGTCTTTTTCATGAATGACCTTTGTTTGTACGAGTTGTTCAGCTTCTTTCAGTAAAGCCTGCTTATAAACGAAGTAGCGATTCATCATGCTGTACTTTGGATATTCTCGATAGCCGATGAAATTCCGGATGAGGTCGATCATTTGTTTGGTTTTTTTTGCTTTTTGTTCACCATCCGGTAATTGCATGAGTCGCGCTAATAGCTCTTGTTCTTTTTCCAAAGCTTCCTGTTGTCCTTGCTCGAATTTCCGCTTGCCAGCATTCGGTTCAAAGTTTTTGATGTTACCTAGAATCATGGGGACAAGCATGATTGGTTTTTCACTCCAACGGGTTTTCGTTATATCGATTTCTCCGGAACATCGCATCCCGTATCTCGTAAGATACGCATAGATTGCGTCTTGCGTCTCCTGTCCACCTTCAAACTGAACCATTTCATTTAAAAAGTTATCATCTTTTACATGCTGTAAAAAATCAATGACTTCTGGATAAGGACGAACGATATCCGCAACATCCATGAGCGCCAGACCCATTTCCGAAGTAATATTGTTTGCCACAGATTGAGTAAGCGTGTCTGCTACGTTTTTTTCCCCCAACCACATGTTCATGTTTTCATTGATCCATTTTGAAGCATTCATAGCAGCCGTAATCACACCAATGTTTTGTGGATCAAATATAATCTTCTTTAATTGCTGGATGTCTTCTCGAATAAAATCAAATAAATCCGACCCTGATTTCGTTTGGATGTTATACTTTACCTCTTCAATCGATTTTTGACTGCGCTTAATCAAATCAGAAACAATGGTCGGATCGTTTTCGAATTGTTCTTGAAAACCCCAAAACGACATGCCTTTATTGCTTTTATCGGGATTCTGTTCTATTTTGAACGATTGTATAAAATCGCCTCGCTCTATGACGGTCAAGAGTGCGTCTTTGATAAGCGGATCGGATTGTCCCAGGGTATCTAGTATGGTTTGTCTGCTGTCAGGTGAAGCCAACATTTTTGTAACATCAACAAACAACCTTCCCCCCGCTTTACTCATGGGTGCAGAAGTCGTTAACAGGAAAAGAGACAGTCCTAATGGTTTCATAGGGTCGGTCATCATTTGTTGATGGCCAACAGATACATAGACGTGATTTTCTTGATCATTCGCTTCAGGGATCGGGTATAAAGTCGTGATCGGCCGACTCTGGACAATATAAAAGGTGTCATCACCCAAACACCATTCGATATCTTGCGGGGACCCAAAATAAGCTTCGATCTGTCTTCCAATGCGTGCCAGTTGTAAAATTTGTTCATCGGCTAGTGTTTGCGTCTTTTGCTGATCAGGATCGATCTGCTGTGTCTCTGTTCCGCCTTCTTTTCGTCCATAGATAGCCAATTTTTTGGTTGCTATCCGCTTATCAACGATTTCTGCTTCCTGCACTTTATAACAATCAGCAGATACCAGGCCAGAGACCAGTGCCTCTCCAAGTCCAAAACTGGCATCGATGGATAGCAACTTCCGGTTGGATGTAATGGGATCAGCGGTAAATAAAATCCCCGAAGCCTGTGGAAAAACCATCTTTTGAACGATAACCGATAAATAAACGTGACTGTGGTCAAATCCATTTTGCATACGGTAGATGACTGCGCGATCCGTAAAGAGAGAAGCCCAGCATTTGCTGATGTGCCGCAAGATTGCTTCTTTGCCAATGATATTTAAATAAGTGTCTTGTTGACCGGCAAAAGAGGCATGTGGTAAATCTTCAGCTGTCGCACTAGAACGCACTGCATAAGCATGCTCCTCTCCAAATTGGGAGAGATAGTGAGTAACGGCTTTCACAACATCGGAAGGAATCTCTGCTTCCATAATACTCTCTCGAATCTTCCTGCTGATTTCTCCAACTTGTTCTCGGTCTTGTACTTTTAACGTGGTTAGTTGATCCAACAATGCATGATACATGTCGTTTGATTCGACCATCTTTTGATATCCCACTGTTGTCACGCAAAATCCCTCTGGTACTTGTATTCCTTGAATTTTTGATAATTCCCCTAAATGTAACCCTTTTCCGCCAACGAGCAAAAGCTGCGTCTTTTTCATTTCCTGAAAACCGAGAACCAAAGAACTCATTCAATATCTCCCCTAACCATTCAAATGAGAAAAAGCATTTGACAAGAGTTCAGCAGCATGATACGATGATGATATAAGATGCAATAACTATGATCTCATATACAATAACAGTCGTGAACTGATTATATCATCGCGTCTGTTTATGTGCAATAAAAAGAACCTGGCGGAAAAATCCAGGTTCTTTTTTGATGTTTCGACTACACCTGCTGTTACAAGCTCGCCTTAAATGTTGTTTTTCCTTCGTTCGCAGCCCTACCACGCATCAAATAGATTTCTAACAATCCGTCCTGATATTGGGCCCTCATCCCTTTTGAACTGACGGAAACCGGAAGAGCCAGCTTTCGATAAAAGGGGCCGTAGCTTCTTTCCCCTTGTGTACGAAGCCCCTGATGCTCATTCCCCTTGATGATCCCCTTGACCTCCAACCACCGTTGCTCGGAGAGAGTAATCTCCAGACTATCGCGATCGAAGCCCGGCAGTTCACAGGAAACAATGACCATTTGCTCTGATTGGAAGATATCCGAGACTGGGGAAAAATGCGAATCGTCAGCCTGCACGAATCGCATCGGTTTTTCCTTCGTCTTTTTTTTTCTCTTTTTCACGGGTGGTACAGTTGGCGCGGCGTCGGCGGCCGTTTTTTGTGCAGCTTGTTTATTAAGCGTCGCGATATTCTCCCAAAAGTTTGTATCCAGCACCTGTCCCATCTGGCTCAATGCTTTCCACGGGTGATCTGGGTTAAAACCGAGCTTGGACAAACTTTCGGATGCTTTTTGCAACTGCTTCATGGTCTCTTGCAGATTTTTCATCACGTACACACTCCCCTTCCCAGCAGAGGCAAGACAGTCTATGTATGATAGAATATGTGCTTTTGCCTGGGGGGTGTGCTCAAGATCATCCAGTTTGCCCAATGTCAGCACTATCTGTTGCCGGTGCAGGCGGGGCCAAAATATCTGGGGGTGGCATATTACTATCCGTCGGCGCAGGATTGAGTTCGCCATTGCCATCTGGAACAGTCGGTTGTGTTACAGGCTCCTGTTTCGGTTCTGGATTAGTTTTTGGTGTTGTCGCTGGTTTTTGTGTTTTTGGCTGTTCTTTTGTCCCTATTGTAGACTTAGAATTTGGAGCTGGTGTTCTCTTCTCCGCTTTCATTTCGACCTTTGCTACTTCTGCTACAGCTGCATCACTGAGCTGTTCGCCCGGTCCGGTTACACCCACTTCTGTTTGCAGGGCAGTTCGGACCGCTTGCATGTTCTCCCTCGGCCACAAGGAATAAGGAGAACTCCAGATCGCCCCATTATTCAAAGTAACCATATTGCTTGACGAAAAGCTGGCAAAATCGAGTGCCAATCCTTTTATTTGGTCTTTCGAGAGATCGGTTTTGATATGCTGACCAACGGTATCCAGTACAACTGTCAAACTCGATAATCCATCCATCGACATGCTCTTTTCTGCCACGGCACGAATAACCTGCTGCTGTCTGCGGTTGCGATCGAAGTCGCTGGAGTTGTAAGCGTCTCCACGTCTGTCGATGCGATGACGGACGAAGCCGAGTGCCTGCTCGCCGTTCAATACTTGTTTCCCTTTTTTCAAATTGCGGTATACACCTTGCTTCGGCAATTCGTATACGAGATCGCGATCTACGTCAACCGTAATGCCACCTAGCTTGTCAATGACCGCTGTGAAGCCTTCGAAATCAAGCTGTACATAATGCTCAACCGAGATCCCCAGCATGTGATTCAACGTTTTTTTGAGCATCGTCATGCCATTTTCTGTGACAGGCTTCCCTTTGATTTCCGCATCTTTCCTGATATTTTCCCCTAATGCAAATACTTCATTGACCTTGTGATAGCCTGGATAGCCTGGGATTTGAACACGGGTATCACGTGGCAACGAAACCATGCTCAGCTTTTGCGTAACCGGATTGGCGACTGCAACGATAAGGACATCTGTGTTCAACATGCCGATGTTTTTGCGCGTATCCACCCCGACGATGACAAAAGCAATTGATTTCTTTTGCTCGTACGGCTTCTCTACAGCGGGTTGATCCGGCAGCTTGTAAGGGTCTACCGTTACGACGTCCAGGGTCTTGTCTAACTTGTTGAGGGTGAGGCCTGCTCCTACGGCCAACAAACAGAGGAATAAGCAACCCGCCAAGAGCAGATACATCCGCTTGCTTCGCTGGCCACGCTTCATCCGTTTACCCGGCTGTTTTGCAGGAGCTTGAGGCTTGTCATTCTTGGCTTGCACGTTCGGTTCACTCCTTTTTCGTATCACGGGGTCCATAGTGCTTTTGGCTTTTTATTTTTCAATATATTCTGGAAAACTTCCGTCTCATTTTACCACAATCTTCCGTTAAAATGTAGAATCCTGCCGATTCAACTCGAGCGGTTTTCCCTCTGAGTTCTTGCACTTGCGAATCGAAACAGGTAGTCTAAAACTGAGGAAAATCGGATAGATGAATAAGGGAATCGGAGGGACTTGAGAGTGGAACACATACAGGTGCTGATCGCAGGTGGCGGCATCGCAGGGTTGTCCGCAGCAATATGGTGCCAACGATTAGGTCTTTCTTGTCTTCTTATCGAAAAAACGGATAGACTCGGCGGCCAACTGCATCACATTTACAACGAGATTACCGACTTTCCGCCCCTTGTATATGACCAGGGAGCTGCCCTTGTAAAGGTACTGATCGAACATCCTTTCATTCAGCAGCAAAACATACGATTCAACGAGACCATTCTTTCCATTGATCAGGAAACGAAACAGGTGACCACTTCGAAATCCGTTTATCGTGTCGACTATTTACTCATTGCTACAGGCGTTGGTTGGAATGAAATCCCTGCCCTAGCTGGTTGTCCGAGCGTCCTGTCGCCTTGGTTTTCTACAACTGCCCAAGCGCACACCATCGCCGGGCAAGATATCGCCGTAATTGGCGGAGGAGATCGCGCATTAGAGAGTGCTGCGAATTTGAGTTTGCATGCCCGACAGGTCTATCTGTTGGTTCGGAGCAAGAAGTGGCGTGCTCGGCCGGAGTGGCAAAAGAAAATCACAGGCCTCCCCAACATCCAAGTCCTGTGGGAAACACAAGTTAGCGACTATCAGGACGAAGAGGCACGGACTGTTTTGTCACTCACCTCTACGCGAGAAGGTAATCCGGAGACGATCGTAGTCGATTGGATTTTGCCACGAATTGGCGTTCATGGAAACACAACTGGTCTCAACGGCTTGGACACGTTTGGCGATGAGTATTTGCAAACCGATTCGTATCACCGAGTCAACTCTCCATGGATATACGCAGTCGGAGACGTGAGCAATGGTGCCGCTTATGCGAGTTTGTCTCTAGCAGTTGGTCAAGCGATGAAGGCGGTCAAACATCTTTCCTTGCAAATCCAAAACACCAAATCAATGAGCCTGTAGAAGGAGAGCATTGCATGTACGCTTTTAACGACGATTTCGGCTTACCTGTCAAGCTAACCTTTTCCCCAGAAGAATATCGTAACCACCAAGCCGGTCACGTGCTGATCTTTGCTTTTTATCAAGGTAAGCTGTTATTTACGCGCCATCGTAAACGCGGTGTGGAGCTACCAGGGGGAAAAGTAGAACCGGGTGAAAGCAGCCTGGCAGCAGCAGTGCGTGAGGTCTATGAAGAAACTGGCGCTATTCTGGAAGGGATTGAGCGCATCGGACAGTACACCATCGACGACTCGATGCGAAAAGACATTTATATCGCCAAGGTAGCGCATTATACAAACCAGCCAAGTGGCTCCGATGTGCTTGCCACCATTGTGTTTCCGGATATCCCGCGGGATGTAAAAGGCAATCAGGAGTTTAGTCGAATTTTGCAAGATGATGTGTATCCGCTCGCACTCGAACGAGCTTTGCGTCATCCATTCGCTGAGTCCTAGCCATCATAAACAGGCTTGTCCCTACCGCTCTCCGACATTGTATTCGGTGAGACTGACCGGCAGAGACAGCCTGTTTATTGTTTTTCCTTTTCCTTCTTTCCCGACAACACACGCTTGACGAGCTCATTTGGATCAAAACCATACCTTTCGATGGCTCTCTCACGTTGTTCCTCATGTACCGTTTCCGGTTCAATTCCCAATACCTCTGATAGTTGCCGCCACGCTTTCGTCTCGCTGTCTTTTGTCCCCTGTCCTTGCTGCTCGACCTGCTTGGGTTTCAAGAAAAAGATCGCAACTACTGCGAAAACGAGCGATAAACCTGCGATTGATAGAAACATGACCGTTCGGGAAATTCCGAGCAACCAGGTAAAAATAGGTGGACCAATCGCAACACCGATAAAACGGACACCGCTATACAAAGAAGTAATCATGCCCCGCTCTGTTTTTTGTACGGCCCCAACGATCATGGAGTTCAAGCACGGTAAAATCATCCCTGTCCCTACGCTGCCAATGACCAAAATGCCAATCAGGATATAAGCCCCTTGGACAAAGCTGGCCAGAACGTAAGACGTAGCCAACAAAAACATGCCGATTATCACAAACAGACGCATCAGCTTCAGCTTCTTTTTAATGATGATTCCTGTCACGTATGCCGCTATACTCATTACGAGTAAGGGAATCGCCAAAAAGAAGCCTTTGATGACACCATCAATCTTGTATTTTTCCTCCAATAAATCAGAGAGGTAAAACAGTACACCAAACAACGTGAACAAGCAGATGCTCCCTATAAAAAACGCGGGGACAAGCCATTTTCCATGCTGCTTGAACACTTGCGCGATCGAATGCATGTACTGCTTGACGGGGAGCGGCTTCTTCTCCTGTTTCTTTTCCTTGGTCAAAAATAAAAACATCAGGAGGACGACCCCACAAATCATCGGAAAAGCTAAAAAGACCATGTACCAAGAAATGAGAGCTAGCAAGGAGCCAATAATCGGACTTAATACTTTTCCCATCCCATTGGATGTCTCCAAGAGCCCCAATGCCCTACTCTCCGATGCGCCATCGAACAAATCCCCTACCAATGCCATCGCGATGGGGGCTGTTCCGGCGGCACCAATCCCCTGCAGGACACGCCCTCCCATGATGGCCATATAAGGTTGATCGATCCACAACGCGGCAAGCCCTGCGACCAAACCACCCAAACCATACAGGGCAAGGGAGAGGATAATGACAATTTTTCTCCCAAATCGATCCGACAAATAGCCGGCAAAAGGGATAACAATACCTGCTGCAATCGAAAAAGCGGTGATCAACAAGCTCGACTGTAAGGAAGTGAGCTTCATTTCCGTTTTCATTGTAGGCAGTACAGGGATCAGCATCGAGTTGCCCAGCACCATAACTAATGGAACCCCGACTAGCCCAATTAGGTTTTTCGCATTTTGTGCCATACGAAACTCCTTGTCTTACGCATAAGCGCTACCGTCCCAGCGCAACGCGTTAATAATCTCCCAGTCAGGTTCAATGCCTATTCCCACGCCACTGGGTAGCGTCACTTCGCCATTTATGGGGCGCAGCGGAAACAATTGTGTAAAGGGGTTCTCCATCACGTCCCATTCGACAGGCTCAATGGGATGGCTATCCATTTTGGTCCATGCTAACAAGCAAGCTTGTGCAAATAACGTATACAATCGTGCCAGCGAGCCATCAAAGGAATGCGGAGACACGCGATAACCAAACTGACGGGCCATTTGCAAATGTGTTCGATAATCGTCAATGCCCCCTGTATGCATCAGGTCAGGCTGTGCAATATCGATGGCCCCCTCCTTAAACAAGGGCAAAAACTGTGTGCAACGGATCAAGTTTTCTCCGCCAGCAAGCGGAATGGATAAAGACGAGCGAAGCTTGACATATTCGTTTGTACGATCCATAGGCATCGGCTCCTCCAGCCAAAGCCAATTGCCATAACGGGAAAAAAGCCCTGCCCACTTCCTTGCAGTCGCACAGTCGTAGCTCTGATTGGCATCTATTGCTACTTGAACTTTTTCGGGAAGCATATTCATCAGTTTTTCAATGTGCGTCTGATCCTCTTGAACAGAGCGCCCGCCAATTTTTACTTTCACCATCTTGAAGCCATCGTCTACTTGCTGGCTGACTTGCTTCCATGACTGTTGCATCCAGTCTTCTGTTTCACGGTAGGATTGGAGGGAGGCATATACCGGGATACCAGAATGAATCTGCCCTCCCCACAGTTGGCACACAGATAACCCGGCCGCTTTCGCCAAAATTTCCGTAAAGGCCATACTGACACCTGAAGCCGATCGCTGATGCCACTTTCCTATGACATCGACAATGGCTACTCTGTCATCCACCTGCTTCCCCAGCAAGTACGGAATAATGCGCTCACTAAAGCCCTTGTGGATCGTCGGTAGCCAATCGATAATTTCTCCCCAGCCATCTATTCCAGCCCGTGTGATAATCCGAATGAGATAGCTCGTTCGATAACGCTTATACCCATTCGCATCACCGTAAGCTTGCGATAGACGATGAAGAAGCGGATACGTCTCCACGCGCTCAATTTGCAGGTCTGCGCTCGCTACCTGATCACGAATAGTCATCCATGCCCTCTCGCTCTGCTTGCTCTCCCTCATAATCGTCATAGGAGAGGAAGTTTCCTTTCCCTTCTCCTTTTCTCATGTACTCCTCATATGTCCCGCTTCTCATAAAATGCACACTGTCCGGTCCGTGATAGCCCTCAATATCGGTATAACCGATCTCCTCTACGGCTTCTACAAAACCATCCGGCTCATTGCTCTCGATATACATTTCGTCGTAATCCGTTTTGTCGGGTCCCTGGTACGAAAAAGGCGTACTGGATGTCCCCCATGACTCGACAATTTGCCAAGCATCCTCACCGTCGAATCCGTTTTGTCCTTCTTTTTCATCTAAAGACGTACGTCCGAATGGTGGCTGCAAAAACTCCTCTTCAATCGGACGCGACTCATTGACTATTGGCGCTGGTGCGTGCTCCTTGCACGTTTGTGACTGTGGCAATGCTTCCAGTCGCTCCACAGGTATTTGCTCTCCACAGACGGTACACAGGCCGTAGGTGCCTTCCTCCATACGCTGTAGCGCTTGATCAATCTCTTTTAACGTCTCACGATCGAGACTGTCTAGAGCCAAATCTTTTTCCCGTTCAAACATCTCGCTGCCGATATCTGCCGGATGATTATCGTACATGGAGAACTCCTGCAAAGAGGTTGTCATCGGTTCTCTCATGCCATAATGGTCCTGTACGCGGTCTTCCAGTTCTTTTTTCTGTTCCAGCAGCTTTTCCCGGAAGCTGGCCACCATCTTTTGGTCCACGCTGTACACCACCTTTGTTTGGTTTCCTCAACAGGTAGTATGTCTTGGTCCCGAAGGAAATATGACCAACAAAACGGCCATGCCTTTTTGTTGGTCCGCATGCGCCATATCTACCTTTATGAAAAACATCGAGATGTTTTTCACCGCAAAAAACCTGCCACCCCCAAAGGGAATGACAGGTTGATCAACCGATTTTATTCTGTTACATGTGCGTAATGTTGTTCGACGACATCAGCACAACGTACGCAGAGCGACGCGTGCGACTCGCGAGTGCCAACATCAGGTTTTACTACGCGGCAACGCTCGCATTTTCCACCGTCTGCGGCAGAGACCACAGCAGCAATTCCTTCGAGTTGTACCGCTTCTGCCGGAGCAGACCCACTGTGTACATCCACGTGAGCCACGATAAACAGGTCAGCTAGATCGTCCATTGCTGCCAATGTTTTCGCAACTTCTTCCGTTTGTGGGTACAGAGCCAGCTTCGCATCAACGGAGTTACCGAACACCTTGTTGCGGCGCGCTTCTTCCATGGCTTTGAGAACCTCGTCACGGATCGCCAGGAACGCATCCCATTTGCTCTCTGCTTCTGCTGCAAAGCTGAGATGTTGTTCGTCGCCTTCTGGCATATCTGTCAACTGCACACTCTTCTCTTCCACGCCTGGAATGAACGCCCACACCTCATCTGCTGTATGCGGCAAGAGTGGAGCAACCAGCTTCACCAGACTGAGCAAGCAATCGTACATCACTGTCTGTGCAGCACGTCGTTTCAGACTGTCTGGTGCTTCTACATACAGGCGATCCTTGCAAATATCCAGATAGAATGCGGACAAATCAATCACGCAGAAGTTGTGAACCGCATGGAAAACGGTATGGAACTGATATTCATCGTATGCTTTGCGTGTACGCTTCGCGACTTTTGCCGCTTTCGCCAGAACATAACGATCCAGCTCTCCCAGCTCTTCGTACGCTACGCGGTCTGTTGCTGGATTAAATCCATCCAGGTTACCCAACAGGAAGCGGAACGTATTGCGGATTTTGCGGTACACCTCAGCGATCTGGTTCAGAATCGCATCGGAAATGCGCACATCAGCTTGATAATCAACAGAAGCTACCCACAGACGCAAGATATCTGCGCCCATCTTGTCAATAACTTGTTGAGGCACGATGACGTTACCAAGAGATTTGGACATTTTGCGTCCTTCTCCATCCAATGCAAAGCCATGGCTCAGGACGGATTTGTAAGGAGCTGTGCCATACACGGCAACCCCTGTCGAGAGAGAAGAGTTAAACCAGCCACGATACTGGTCAGAGCCTTCCAGATACATGTCAGCTGGCCAAGCAATGCCTCTTTCGCGCAAAACAGCCTGGTGGCTGGAACCGGAGTCGAACCAAACGTCCATAATATCCGTTTCTTTGCGGAAATCGTTGCAATCGCATTTGGTGCAAGAAAGCCCTTCTGGAACGAGCTCATTTGCTTCACGGGAGAACCATACTTTCGATCCTTCTTTGCGGAACAGATCAGCAACATGGTTGATCGTCGTGTCGTTAATGATCGGTTCGTTACATGCTTTGCAATAGAAGATTGGAATCGGTACACCCCAGACACGCTGACGGGAAATGCACCAGTCGCCACGATCCGCAATCATGTTAGCCAGACGAGTTTCTCCCCAATGCGGAATCCATTTTACATTTTTAATCGCTTCGAGCATTTGCGTACGGAATCCGTCGATCGATGCGAACCATTGCTCTGTCGCGCGATAAATAACCGGTTTTTTCGTACGCCAGTCATGTGGGTAAGAGTGCGTGAAGAAACTGAGCTTCAAGAGTGCTCCGTTTTCTTTCAGCTTTTCGGTAATCACTTTGTTGGCATCTTCATAGAATAG
The window above is part of the Brevibacillus brevis NBRC 100599 genome. Proteins encoded here:
- the ppsA gene encoding phosphoenolpyruvate synthase; translation: MSSLVLGFQEMKKTQLLLVGGKGLHLGELSKIQGIQVPEGFCVTTVGYQKMVESNDMYHALLDQLTTLKVQDREQVGEISRKIRESIMEAEIPSDVVKAVTHYLSQFGEEHAYAVRSSATAEDLPHASFAGQQDTYLNIIGKEAILRHISKCWASLFTDRAVIYRMQNGFDHSHVYLSVIVQKMVFPQASGILFTADPITSNRKLLSIDASFGLGEALVSGLVSADCYKVQEAEIVDKRIATKKLAIYGRKEGGTETQQIDPDQQKTQTLADEQILQLARIGRQIEAYFGSPQDIEWCLGDDTFYIVQSRPITTLYPIPEANDQENHVYVSVGHQQMMTDPMKPLGLSLFLLTTSAPMSKAGGRLFVDVTKMLASPDSRQTILDTLGQSDPLIKDALLTVIERGDFIQSFKIEQNPDKSNKGMSFWGFQEQFENDPTIVSDLIKRSQKSIEEVKYNIQTKSGSDLFDFIREDIQQLKKIIFDPQNIGVITAAMNASKWINENMNMWLGEKNVADTLTQSVANNITSEMGLALMDVADIVRPYPEVIDFLQHVKDDNFLNEMVQFEGGQETQDAIYAYLTRYGMRCSGEIDITKTRWSEKPIMLVPMILGNIKNFEPNAGKRKFEQGQQEALEKEQELLARLMQLPDGEQKAKKTKQMIDLIRNFIGYREYPKYSMMNRYFVYKQALLKEAEQLVQTKVIHEKDDIYYLTFEELHEVVRTDKLDDQIINKRKDEYKFFEKLTPPRVITSDGEIIVGQYKRENLPANALVGIPVSTGVIEGRARVILNMEDADLEDGDILVTAFTDPGWTPLFVSIKGLVTEVGGLMTHGAVIAREYGLPAVVGVEKATTLIKDGQRIRVHGTEGYIEIL
- a CDS encoding Hsp20/alpha crystallin family protein — protein: MKNLQETMKQLQKASESLSKLGFNPDHPWKALSQMGQVLDTNFWENIATLNKQAAQKTAADAAPTVPPVKKRKKKTKEKPMRFVQADDSHFSPVSDIFQSEQMVIVSCELPGFDRDSLEITLSEQRWLEVKGIIKGNEHQGLRTQGERSYGPFYRKLALPVSVSSKGMRAQYQDGLLEIYLMRGRAANEGKTTFKASL
- a CDS encoding LCP family protein gives rise to the protein MQAKNDKPQAPAKQPGKRMKRGQRSKRMYLLLAGCLFLCLLAVGAGLTLNKLDKTLDVVTVDPYKLPDQPAVEKPYEQKKSIAFVIVGVDTRKNIGMLNTDVLIVAVANPVTQKLSMVSLPRDTRVQIPGYPGYHKVNEVFALGENIRKDAEIKGKPVTENGMTMLKKTLNHMLGISVEHYVQLDFEGFTAVIDKLGGITVDVDRDLVYELPKQGVYRNLKKGKQVLNGEQALGFVRHRIDRRGDAYNSSDFDRNRRQQQVIRAVAEKSMSMDGLSSLTVVLDTVGQHIKTDLSKDQIKGLALDFASFSSSNMVTLNNGAIWSSPYSLWPRENMQAVRTALQTEVGVTGPGEQLSDAAVAEVAKVEMKAEKRTPAPNSKSTIGTKEQPKTQKPATTPKTNPEPKQEPVTQPTVPDGNGELNPAPTDSNMPPPDILAPPAPATDSADIGQTG
- a CDS encoding NAD(P)/FAD-dependent oxidoreductase, whose protein sequence is MEHIQVLIAGGGIAGLSAAIWCQRLGLSCLLIEKTDRLGGQLHHIYNEITDFPPLVYDQGAALVKVLIEHPFIQQQNIRFNETILSIDQETKQVTTSKSVYRVDYLLIATGVGWNEIPALAGCPSVLSPWFSTTAQAHTIAGQDIAVIGGGDRALESAANLSLHARQVYLLVRSKKWRARPEWQKKITGLPNIQVLWETQVSDYQDEEARTVLSLTSTREGNPETIVVDWILPRIGVHGNTTGLNGLDTFGDEYLQTDSYHRVNSPWIYAVGDVSNGAAYASLSLAVGQAMKAVKHLSLQIQNTKSMSL
- a CDS encoding NUDIX domain-containing protein gives rise to the protein MYAFNDDFGLPVKLTFSPEEYRNHQAGHVLIFAFYQGKLLFTRHRKRGVELPGGKVEPGESSLAAAVREVYEETGAILEGIERIGQYTIDDSMRKDIYIAKVAHYTNQPSGSDVLATIVFPDIPRDVKGNQEFSRILQDDVYPLALERALRHPFAES
- a CDS encoding MFS transporter, with amino-acid sequence MAQNAKNLIGLVGVPLVMVLGNSMLIPVLPTMKTEMKLTSLQSSLLITAFSIAAGIVIPFAGYLSDRFGRKIVIILSLALYGLGGLVAGLAALWIDQPYMAIMGGRVLQGIGAAGTAPIAMALVGDLFDGASESRALGLLETSNGMGKVLSPIIGSLLALISWYMVFLAFPMICGVVLLMFLFLTKEKKQEKKPLPVKQYMHSIAQVFKQHGKWLVPAFFIGSICLFTLFGVLFYLSDLLEEKYKIDGVIKGFFLAIPLLVMSIAAYVTGIIIKKKLKLMRLFVIIGMFLLATSYVLASFVQGAYILIGILVIGSVGTGMILPCLNSMIVGAVQKTERGMITSLYSGVRFIGVAIGPPIFTWLLGISRTVMFLSIAGLSLVFAVVAIFFLKPKQVEQQGQGTKDSETKAWRQLSEVLGIEPETVHEEQRERAIERYGFDPNELVKRVLSGKKEKEKQ
- a CDS encoding mandelate racemase/muconate lactonizing enzyme family protein, giving the protein MTIRDQVASADLQIERVETYPLLHRLSQAYGDANGYKRYRTSYLIRIITRAGIDGWGEIIDWLPTIHKGFSERIIPYLLGKQVDDRVAIVDVIGKWHQRSASGVSMAFTEILAKAAGLSVCQLWGGQIHSGIPVYASLQSYRETEDWMQQSWKQVSQQVDDGFKMVKVKIGGRSVQEDQTHIEKLMNMLPEKVQVAIDANQSYDCATARKWAGLFSRYGNWLWLEEPMPMDRTNEYVKLRSSLSIPLAGGENLIRCTQFLPLFKEGAIDIAQPDLMHTGGIDDYRTHLQMARQFGYRVSPHSFDGSLARLYTLFAQACLLAWTKMDSHPIEPVEWDVMENPFTQLFPLRPINGEVTLPSGVGIGIEPDWEIINALRWDGSAYA
- a CDS encoding TraR/DksA C4-type zinc finger protein, with translation MVYSVDQKMVASFREKLLEQKKELEDRVQDHYGMREPMTTSLQEFSMYDNHPADIGSEMFEREKDLALDSLDRETLKEIDQALQRMEEGTYGLCTVCGEQIPVERLEALPQSQTCKEHAPAPIVNESRPIEEEFLQPPFGRTSLDEKEGQNGFDGEDAWQIVESWGTSSTPFSYQGPDKTDYDEMYIESNEPDGFVEAVEEIGYTDIEGYHGPDSVHFMRSGTYEEYMRKGEGKGNFLSYDDYEGEQAEREGMDDYS